Proteins encoded within one genomic window of bacterium:
- a CDS encoding DUF4091 domain-containing protein, translating into MQRNLLAIAVLACLGLLTACSRTDSPAARWGGATGWTVSALPASVRLDPAGGRIIENRPDIYKMRPLEGLLDSNWVFSRDTVRLEAARGEYVSFQVVVGSPDGAPLKDIYVGMFPFASGGNPLEAKPELFLEWSVEVRGKSFGYERCSYGPGWYPDALIPLHCLDIDPERHGRVWYPLNLPDFRNRIPDQRYQIIWVDQYVPRERISAPPGLYRSEVTLRCGEKTHSLTVELKVHDCAIPNRNRLWGNLQHEGFLTRMDEQDELELYQLFKKNRVVLADNGYHPDLTVTPQGKVQIDWTRFDSRLKKYFTGEAFTEAFGYSGPGYGEPWEEFLLPFDCWREHEGRRSPGWPDVGDSSQERSSANQALYVDAIRQVREHLLGMTDPEKTHLIVFQNGLDESYFPEAWERMVYYGKLFKKYFPEAKYRVDGGYSLEAMQTIHAAIDYWCCHTVGYNRDTVQKYRELGIRDWIYGPVLYERKENSGVGSSTFIDLEPSNDRLISWACWRCKALTWCSWGIGSQWRKAWYAPETWKFAVRSEDKPLAERSFNGNALLVYAPDVVPGVDIPCPSIRLKQMRDGVEEWELLQSLADLDGNPARADSLADRLVHEPFGEQSIGRLDVWSHDPQDWDDTRAALIQTVEAAGKGN; encoded by the coding sequence ATGCAGAGAAACCTGCTGGCAATCGCCGTGCTGGCCTGTCTCGGCCTTCTGACCGCCTGCAGCCGGACCGACAGCCCCGCGGCCCGCTGGGGCGGCGCCACGGGCTGGACAGTTTCGGCCCTGCCCGCCTCGGTGCGCCTGGACCCGGCCGGGGGACGGATAATCGAGAACCGCCCGGACATCTACAAGATGCGCCCCCTGGAGGGGCTGCTCGACAGCAACTGGGTCTTCTCACGCGACACTGTGCGCCTGGAGGCCGCCCGGGGCGAGTATGTCTCTTTCCAGGTGGTGGTGGGCAGCCCGGACGGCGCACCGCTCAAGGACATCTATGTCGGAATGTTCCCGTTCGCCAGCGGGGGCAACCCACTGGAGGCCAAGCCGGAGCTGTTCCTGGAATGGTCGGTCGAGGTGCGGGGCAAATCGTTCGGCTACGAGCGCTGCTCCTACGGCCCCGGCTGGTACCCGGACGCCCTGATCCCGCTGCACTGCCTGGACATTGACCCGGAGCGCCACGGCCGGGTCTGGTACCCGCTCAACCTGCCGGATTTCCGCAACCGCATACCCGACCAGCGCTACCAGATCATCTGGGTGGACCAGTACGTGCCCCGGGAGCGTATCTCCGCGCCGCCGGGGCTCTACCGCAGCGAGGTCACGCTGCGCTGCGGCGAGAAAACCCACAGCCTGACAGTGGAGCTGAAAGTCCACGACTGCGCGATCCCCAACCGCAACCGGCTCTGGGGCAACCTCCAGCACGAGGGCTTCCTCACCCGGATGGACGAGCAGGACGAGCTTGAACTGTACCAGTTGTTCAAGAAAAACCGGGTGGTGCTGGCGGACAACGGCTACCACCCGGACCTGACTGTGACGCCCCAGGGCAAGGTGCAGATCGACTGGACCCGCTTCGACAGCCGGCTGAAAAAGTATTTCACCGGCGAGGCGTTCACCGAGGCCTTCGGCTATAGCGGCCCCGGCTACGGCGAACCCTGGGAGGAATTCCTGCTGCCGTTCGACTGCTGGCGCGAGCATGAGGGCCGCAGGAGCCCGGGCTGGCCGGATGTGGGCGACAGCAGCCAGGAACGCAGCAGCGCCAACCAGGCCCTCTACGTGGATGCCATCCGCCAGGTGCGCGAGCACCTTCTGGGTATGACCGACCCGGAGAAAACCCACCTGATCGTGTTCCAGAACGGATTGGACGAGAGCTATTTCCCCGAGGCCTGGGAGCGGATGGTCTACTACGGGAAGCTGTTCAAGAAATATTTCCCGGAGGCGAAGTACCGGGTGGACGGCGGCTACAGCCTGGAGGCGATGCAGACGATCCACGCGGCCATCGACTACTGGTGCTGCCACACCGTGGGCTACAACCGGGACACGGTGCAGAAATACCGCGAGCTGGGCATCCGGGATTGGATCTACGGCCCGGTGCTGTACGAGCGTAAGGAAAACAGCGGGGTGGGCAGCAGTACGTTCATCGACCTGGAGCCCTCCAACGACCGGCTGATAAGCTGGGCCTGCTGGCGCTGCAAGGCCCTCACCTGGTGCAGTTGGGGTATCGGCAGCCAGTGGCGCAAGGCCTGGTACGCCCCCGAGACCTGGAAATTCGCCGTGCGCTCCGAGGACAAGCCCCTGGCCGAGCGCAGTTTCAACGGCAACGCCCTGCTGGTCTACGCGCCGGATGTCGTGCCGGGGGTGGACATCCCCTGCCCCTCGATCCGGCTGAAACAGATGCGCGACGGGGTGGAGGAATGGGAGCTGCTCCAGAGTCTGGCCGACCTGGACGGCAACCCGGCGCGCGCCGACAGCCTCGCCGACCGGCTGGTGCACGAGCCTTTCGGTGAGCAGAGCATCGGGCGCCTGGATGTCTGGAGCCACGACCCGCAGGACTGGGACGACACCCGCGCTGCCCTGATCCAGACGGTCGAGGCGGCGGGCAAGGGGAATTGA
- a CDS encoding Gfo/Idh/MocA family oxidoreductase, whose translation MSDRRDFVKALGLGALGSLALGAAARAQNVPELNTGTGRKIRVGIIGAENSHTVGFGEIFNKQKKFPGVEVVALWGETDEFAKNAAEQGAIPKIVKEQKELFGLIDALIVDHRHARYHVDAAAPFVAAGIPTFVDKPFAYRVQEAQYLLELAEKRKTPITCLSSAAFGPGMEDVAGQVQALKEKTNSLIVTGPADPTSRYGGIFFYGIHTIERLFRMAGQDCTMVRCSRNGKRTSFEFKFASGLLATYVLSKKWEQYCVTDDGLKAITPASEAKDSDYMYAAIVKMFQTGEEPRSHESILKQVAVLEAMERAVSSEDWETLLI comes from the coding sequence CCCGCGCCCAGAACGTCCCCGAGCTCAACACCGGCACCGGCAGGAAAATACGTGTCGGGATCATCGGCGCCGAGAACAGCCACACCGTGGGTTTCGGCGAGATATTCAACAAGCAGAAAAAGTTCCCTGGGGTCGAGGTGGTGGCCCTCTGGGGCGAAACCGACGAGTTCGCCAAAAACGCGGCCGAGCAGGGTGCGATCCCGAAAATAGTCAAGGAGCAGAAAGAGCTGTTCGGGCTGATCGACGCCCTGATCGTGGACCACCGTCACGCCCGCTACCACGTGGACGCCGCGGCCCCGTTCGTCGCGGCCGGAATCCCCACTTTCGTGGACAAACCGTTCGCCTACCGTGTCCAGGAGGCCCAGTACCTGCTGGAGCTGGCCGAAAAGCGCAAGACCCCCATAACCTGCCTCAGCTCCGCGGCTTTCGGGCCGGGCATGGAGGATGTCGCCGGCCAGGTGCAGGCGCTGAAAGAGAAAACCAACTCGCTGATAGTCACCGGTCCGGCCGACCCGACCAGCCGCTACGGCGGAATTTTCTTCTACGGCATCCACACCATCGAGCGCCTGTTCCGCATGGCCGGACAGGACTGCACCATGGTGCGCTGCAGCCGTAACGGCAAGCGCACTTCGTTCGAGTTCAAGTTCGCCTCGGGCCTGCTGGCAACCTACGTGCTGTCCAAGAAATGGGAGCAGTACTGCGTGACCGACGATGGCCTGAAAGCGATCACTCCCGCGAGCGAGGCCAAGGACTCGGACTACATGTACGCGGCGATCGTGAAAATGTTCCAGACCGGCGAGGAGCCCCGCTCGCACGAGAGCATCCTCAAGCAGGTGGCGGTCCTGGAGGCGATGGAGCGCGCCGTGTCCAGCGAGGACTGGGAAACACTGCTCATCTGA
- a CDS encoding pyridoxal phosphate-dependent aminotransferase family protein encodes MLDNIVLQGPVGPEILVNGKKYLYFGGSDYLGMSSREQVMAGARAAIERFGVSSAASRVSSGTNVLHLELESALAAFSAEEEAVIFSSGYLGMNVLLGGVAREGDRVFLQEDAHSSVKEAVVLTGLPCDTFSLSDLEGFRSAVKRPARTGGRLLVVGEGVSPLMGTIFPLPEVLERLEGTEALVLLDDAHAFGALGKNGRGTAEYFGLSGDERLHRCATLSKAFGSFGGCIDGSHQLIEAVRERSMAYVCSTPPPAPILGAALAAVRLAAERPQLLEKLRRNVSYLKDGLRGLGLEADSTPVPIIPVCLEDAARLRKICSGLENDGIVAPLMTYPGSPAHGMIRLAVSSLHAELQIQSLLDSLARHL; translated from the coding sequence GTGCTGGATAACATAGTGCTTCAGGGTCCGGTCGGTCCGGAAATCCTGGTGAACGGGAAGAAGTATCTGTATTTCGGCGGATCGGATTACCTGGGCATGTCCTCGCGCGAGCAGGTGATGGCCGGTGCGCGGGCCGCCATCGAGCGTTTCGGTGTCAGCTCGGCCGCCTCGCGGGTCTCCTCCGGGACCAATGTGCTGCACCTGGAGCTGGAATCGGCCCTGGCCGCTTTTTCGGCCGAGGAGGAGGCGGTGATTTTCTCCTCCGGCTACCTCGGTATGAACGTGCTGCTCGGAGGGGTCGCCCGCGAGGGTGACCGGGTGTTCCTGCAGGAGGATGCGCACAGCAGTGTCAAGGAGGCGGTGGTCCTGACCGGCCTGCCCTGCGACACTTTCAGTCTTTCTGACCTGGAGGGTTTCCGCTCCGCGGTGAAACGTCCGGCCCGCACGGGTGGACGGCTGCTGGTGGTGGGCGAGGGGGTCTCGCCGCTGATGGGGACCATTTTCCCACTGCCGGAGGTGCTGGAGCGCCTGGAGGGGACCGAGGCCCTGGTCCTGCTGGATGATGCTCACGCGTTCGGTGCGCTGGGAAAGAACGGCCGCGGCACGGCCGAGTATTTCGGGTTGAGCGGGGATGAGCGCCTGCACCGCTGCGCCACGTTGAGCAAGGCTTTCGGCTCTTTCGGCGGCTGTATCGACGGTTCGCACCAGCTCATTGAGGCGGTCCGCGAGCGTTCGATGGCCTATGTCTGCTCGACTCCGCCTCCGGCGCCGATCCTGGGGGCGGCCCTGGCCGCGGTGCGCCTGGCCGCCGAGCGTCCCCAACTGCTCGAGAAGCTGCGCCGCAATGTTTCCTATCTGAAAGACGGCCTGCGCGGTCTGGGCCTGGAGGCGGATTCCACGCCCGTGCCCATCATCCCGGTCTGTCTGGAGGATGCCGCCCGGCTCAGGAAAATCTGCTCCGGGCTGGAAAACGACGGCATAGTCGCCCCGTTAATGACTTATCCCGGTTCGCCGGCCCACGGCATGATCCGCCTGGCTGTCTCCTCCCTTCACGCAGAGCTTCAGATACAAAGCCTGCTGGACAGTCTGGCCCGCCATCTCTGA
- a CDS encoding T9SS type A sorting domain-containing protein, whose amino-acid sequence MRSRILLSSATLLLCAFSFSLLHAADSVVPGNLTSPYPTLTNLAFEWELSGDDNLNCTATLEYRQAGAATWREGLPLRRIPAGRSIDTDPIFYWKNKLSGSLFGLRPGTQYEVRIRLSDPDGGAQESSLTVGTRRVPCAPADSVVKSATPATFAATVGSAQPGDVIVLAPGGYGAGTLLLIGTEEKPITLRGSRADTAAAVFSSINLRGCKYLILDNVTVSNPTSSRPAVDLGSTEGVAVRYCRINSVYGITADNEKRPARNCYVADNTVLSSVPWTEASLGAEGDNVGEGIELTGPGNVICYNYVSGYRDCISTMEDGSVNNQFCIDIYNNDIRVGTDDAVEADFCQGNCRIMDNRITNCFMGLSSQPGLGGPTYFIRNVMYNIIDCPFKLARYSKGDVVLHNTVVKVGSGLRVIHNPTYAYFRNNLALGGRGGGDFGLYGSGDGRAVEFDNADSTCDLDYDGVGSYEYQNGFLAKVDGLRAWSIGELNASFWEKHAVQVGLDVFAATPDWPSPPFPERAPADLRLAPGSVAVDHGQRLPGVNDDFTGGAPDLGAYELGQPLPHYGPRALGVDEATSRSGRRCDFSGDGRASVMDVLAMLLAARRDPSDPSLDLDGDGAFSLEDARLLARDILSGACGDSPATALAATGMDDFSAALSPEERGWLSESVRGLGLGDEVAGILLAALDGGLKSADLPRVFALEQNYPNPFNPSTVISFSVPEGNRERVSLEVYDLRGRLVRRLVDSERDSGVYSVFWDGTDATGQRLPSGVYFYRLRAGSFSQTRKMVLLK is encoded by the coding sequence ATGCGGTCCAGGATACTCCTCAGCTCTGCGACACTTCTTTTGTGTGCCTTCTCATTCTCCCTTTTGCATGCCGCCGACAGCGTGGTCCCGGGGAATCTCACCAGCCCGTACCCCACCCTGACCAACCTGGCTTTCGAGTGGGAACTGAGCGGGGATGACAACCTCAACTGCACGGCCACACTGGAATACCGTCAGGCCGGGGCCGCCACCTGGCGCGAGGGACTCCCGTTGCGCCGCATCCCGGCCGGGCGGAGTATCGACACGGATCCCATTTTCTACTGGAAGAACAAGCTCTCGGGCAGCCTGTTCGGGCTGCGTCCGGGAACGCAATATGAGGTTCGTATCCGTCTGTCCGACCCGGACGGCGGCGCCCAGGAGAGCAGCCTGACTGTCGGCACCCGCCGCGTGCCGTGCGCCCCGGCCGACTCGGTGGTCAAGAGCGCCACTCCGGCCACGTTCGCCGCCACAGTCGGCTCAGCCCAGCCCGGGGATGTGATTGTCCTGGCGCCCGGCGGTTACGGCGCGGGCACGCTGCTGCTGATCGGCACAGAGGAAAAGCCCATCACGCTCCGCGGCAGCCGGGCCGATACGGCCGCGGCCGTGTTCAGCTCCATCAACCTGCGCGGCTGCAAGTATTTGATCCTGGACAACGTGACAGTCAGCAATCCCACCTCCTCCCGGCCGGCGGTGGACCTGGGCAGCACCGAGGGCGTGGCCGTGCGCTACTGCCGGATAAACTCGGTCTACGGGATCACGGCAGACAACGAGAAGCGCCCGGCGCGCAACTGTTACGTGGCCGACAACACCGTGCTCTCCTCCGTACCCTGGACCGAGGCCAGCCTGGGCGCGGAGGGCGACAACGTGGGCGAGGGGATCGAGCTGACCGGCCCGGGCAACGTGATCTGCTACAACTACGTGAGCGGCTACCGCGACTGTATCAGCACCATGGAGGATGGCAGCGTCAACAACCAGTTCTGCATCGACATCTACAACAACGATATCCGGGTGGGCACGGATGACGCCGTGGAGGCCGATTTCTGCCAGGGCAACTGCCGGATCATGGACAACCGGATCACCAACTGTTTCATGGGCCTCAGCTCGCAGCCCGGCCTGGGCGGGCCGACCTATTTCATCCGCAACGTGATGTACAACATCATCGACTGTCCGTTCAAGCTGGCCCGCTACAGCAAGGGGGATGTGGTCCTGCACAACACGGTGGTCAAGGTGGGCAGCGGCCTGCGGGTGATCCACAACCCGACTTACGCCTATTTCCGCAACAACCTGGCCCTGGGCGGACGGGGCGGCGGCGATTTCGGGCTGTACGGCAGCGGGGACGGCCGGGCGGTGGAGTTCGACAACGCCGACTCCACCTGTGACCTGGACTACGACGGGGTGGGAAGCTACGAGTACCAGAACGGTTTCCTGGCCAAGGTGGACGGGCTCAGGGCCTGGAGCATCGGCGAGCTCAACGCCTCGTTCTGGGAAAAGCACGCCGTACAGGTAGGCCTGGATGTGTTCGCCGCCACTCCGGACTGGCCCAGCCCGCCGTTTCCCGAGCGCGCCCCGGCCGACCTTCGCCTGGCCCCCGGCTCGGTGGCCGTTGACCACGGCCAGCGCCTGCCCGGGGTGAACGATGACTTCACCGGCGGCGCCCCGGACTTGGGGGCCTACGAGCTGGGACAGCCCCTGCCGCACTATGGCCCCCGCGCGCTGGGCGTGGATGAGGCGACCTCGCGCAGCGGGCGGCGTTGCGACTTTTCGGGCGATGGCCGCGCGAGCGTGATGGATGTGCTGGCCATGCTGCTGGCCGCCCGCCGCGACCCCTCCGACCCCAGCCTGGACCTGGACGGTGACGGGGCGTTCAGCCTGGAGGACGCCCGCCTGCTGGCGCGCGATATCCTGAGCGGGGCCTGCGGCGATAGTCCAGCCACGGCCCTGGCCGCAACCGGGATGGATGATTTTTCCGCCGCGCTCAGCCCGGAGGAAAGAGGCTGGCTCAGCGAGAGCGTGCGTGGCCTCGGCCTGGGGGATGAGGTGGCCGGGATCCTCCTGGCCGCGCTGGACGGCGGCCTGAAGAGCGCCGACCTTCCGCGCGTGTTCGCCCTGGAGCAGAACTATCCCAACCCGTTCAACCCCTCGACCGTGATCTCGTTCAGCGTGCCGGAGGGCAACCGCGAACGGGTCAGCCTGGAGGTCTATGACCTGCGCGGACGCCTGGTGCGCCGCCTGGTGGACAGCGAGCGGGACAGCGGGGTGTACTCGGTGTTCTGGGACGGCACGGACGCCACCGGGCAGCGATTGCCCAGCGGGGTCTATTTCTACCGCCTGCGCGCGGGAAGTTTCAGCCAGACCCGCAAGATGGTGCTGCTGAAGTAG
- a CDS encoding 2-thiouracil desulfurase family protein: MPERDETRGANPIRRGAFLRRIAAAAGACPLLAAVAEAEQSGFRLLDQPKIKRDFADKRSYKVLFVAHCLLNMNARMHQCANFWPDSVHPIVAFCMEHGIGLVQMGCPETMTMGLGRDKDDPPQEYLRQALEMEPSRKIMRHLAAQTVYQMKEYRFQGFKVLGVIGSEGSPSCGVTTTHDLKNEPGQGQGVYIEELRAQMKEAGLDIPVLGNLDGEEEKTLAWLKSVDSEHK, encoded by the coding sequence ATGCCGGAACGTGATGAAACCCGAGGCGCCAACCCCATCCGGCGCGGGGCCTTCCTGCGGCGGATAGCCGCGGCCGCGGGAGCCTGCCCGCTGCTGGCCGCCGTGGCCGAGGCCGAGCAGTCGGGGTTCCGCCTGCTCGACCAGCCGAAGATCAAGCGCGATTTCGCCGACAAGCGCAGCTACAAGGTGCTGTTCGTGGCCCACTGCCTGTTGAACATGAACGCCCGCATGCACCAGTGCGCCAATTTCTGGCCCGACTCGGTCCATCCGATTGTCGCCTTCTGTATGGAGCACGGGATCGGCCTGGTGCAGATGGGCTGCCCGGAGACCATGACCATGGGCCTGGGCCGCGACAAGGATGACCCGCCGCAGGAATACCTGCGCCAGGCGCTGGAGATGGAGCCCTCGCGCAAGATTATGCGTCATCTCGCCGCGCAGACAGTCTACCAGATGAAAGAGTACCGTTTCCAGGGCTTCAAGGTGCTGGGCGTGATCGGCAGCGAGGGCAGCCCCTCCTGCGGCGTGACCACGACCCACGACCTGAAAAACGAGCCCGGTCAGGGGCAGGGGGTCTACATCGAGGAACTGCGCGCGCAGATGAAAGAGGCCGGCCTGGACATCCCGGTGCTGGGCAACCTGGACGGCGAGGAGGAGAAAACCCTGGCCTGGCTGAAGAGTGTGGACTCGGAGCATAAATAG
- a CDS encoding periplasmic heavy metal sensor: MRIAPVVLALGLVFGLFCGVQAQEQDIAAIPGGGPGLGGTGFGQRMEMLQMLREGGEGEAGLGRLGGWRGPTFLIREKEALGLSQEQVDKLKTLRLDMVRQDSKLRADLRVGELELHDLLDGEQVDMPKVEAKVRALGELRTGLVLARIKARVEAAAVLSAEQKDRALKLGKDRPGRMFHRFGRGLGLPGAPGVPDAPGAPDPAPGPGGN, translated from the coding sequence ATGCGTATTGCACCGGTAGTGCTGGCTTTGGGCCTGGTTTTCGGACTTTTTTGCGGTGTGCAGGCGCAGGAGCAGGACATTGCGGCCATTCCCGGCGGCGGGCCGGGACTGGGTGGGACGGGTTTCGGGCAGCGGATGGAGATGCTGCAGATGCTGAGGGAGGGAGGAGAGGGAGAGGCCGGGTTGGGCCGTCTGGGTGGCTGGAGGGGCCCGACTTTCCTGATCCGCGAGAAGGAAGCCCTGGGGCTGAGCCAGGAACAAGTGGATAAGCTCAAAACCCTGCGCCTGGACATGGTGCGCCAGGACTCCAAGCTGCGCGCCGACCTGCGCGTGGGCGAACTCGAATTGCACGACCTTCTGGACGGGGAGCAGGTGGACATGCCCAAGGTCGAGGCCAAGGTCAGGGCCCTGGGTGAGCTGAGGACCGGACTGGTCCTGGCCCGGATCAAGGCGCGGGTGGAGGCGGCCGCAGTGCTGAGCGCGGAGCAGAAAGACAGGGCGCTCAAACTCGGCAAGGACCGTCCCGGAAGGATGTTCCACCGCTTCGGCCGTGGACTGGGGTTGCCCGGTGCGCCCGGCGTTCCGGACGCCCCCGGCGCGCCCGATCCGGCGCCCGGCCCGGGCGGCAACTGA
- a CDS encoding DUF819 family protein, whose translation MSETALILPQDSLSLWTLIVLAAAAAIWLEQSYRWGTRVSGPVLALLGGLLLSNTHVIPTRSPVYDTVWDYVVPLSIPLLLFKCDIRKIWKETGRLLGLFHLSALGTIAGGLAAGLVFSRSVESIAAVSGIMTASYIGGSINFLACVSIFRPPENISNALIVADNLVMAMYILVLLALPGLTWAMRAFGSLPETELREEGQTGEQAQDFWRARPVSLLDIARNLALAFFIVTLATKISQAVAASGIGEPLLTLLGNRFLLYTTLTVLFVLAFPRLSENLRGTQELGTFAIYLFFVLIGVPASVRGILTEAPLLLVVCALMIAVNMAVTFGLGRLFGFKLQEMILASIANIGGPMNSAAVAISRNWPRLIIPAFLIGVWGYVIGTYCGVAVGRLLEALLH comes from the coding sequence ATGTCCGAGACCGCCTTGATCCTGCCGCAAGACAGCCTGAGCCTCTGGACCCTGATCGTGCTGGCCGCGGCCGCGGCGATCTGGCTGGAGCAGAGCTACCGCTGGGGCACGCGGGTAAGCGGTCCGGTCCTGGCGCTCCTGGGTGGGCTGCTTCTTTCCAACACGCACGTCATACCCACCCGCAGCCCGGTCTACGATACGGTCTGGGACTACGTGGTCCCGCTTTCCATCCCGCTGCTGCTGTTCAAATGCGATATCCGCAAGATATGGAAAGAGACCGGCCGCCTGCTGGGCCTGTTCCACCTGAGCGCCCTGGGCACGATTGCCGGCGGCCTGGCGGCGGGCCTGGTTTTCAGCCGCTCGGTGGAATCCATCGCGGCGGTTTCTGGGATCATGACCGCCAGCTACATCGGCGGGAGCATCAATTTCCTGGCCTGTGTCTCGATTTTCAGACCGCCGGAAAATATCTCCAACGCCCTGATCGTGGCCGACAACCTGGTAATGGCCATGTATATCCTGGTCCTGCTGGCCTTGCCCGGCCTGACCTGGGCGATGCGCGCATTCGGCAGCCTGCCGGAGACAGAGCTGCGCGAAGAGGGACAGACCGGGGAGCAGGCCCAGGACTTCTGGCGCGCCCGTCCAGTCTCCCTGCTCGACATCGCCCGGAACCTGGCCCTGGCCTTTTTCATCGTGACCCTGGCCACAAAAATCAGCCAGGCGGTGGCCGCCTCCGGGATCGGCGAGCCGCTTCTCACCCTGCTGGGCAACCGTTTCCTGCTCTACACCACGTTGACCGTGCTCTTTGTCCTCGCGTTCCCGCGCCTGAGCGAAAACCTGCGCGGCACCCAGGAACTGGGCACATTTGCGATCTACCTGTTTTTCGTGCTGATCGGCGTGCCGGCCAGCGTGCGTGGAATCCTGACCGAGGCCCCGCTTCTGCTCGTGGTCTGCGCCCTGATGATCGCGGTAAACATGGCGGTCACTTTCGGACTGGGACGGCTGTTCGGGTTCAAGCTGCAGGAGATGATCCTGGCCTCGATCGCCAACATCGGCGGCCCGATGAACTCGGCCGCGGTGGCGATCTCCCGTAACTGGCCGCGGCTCATCATCCCCGCGTTCCTGATCGGAGTCTGGGGCTACGTGATCGGCACCTACTGCGGGGTTGCGGTGGGACGGTTGCTGGAGGCGCTCCTGCACTGA
- a CDS encoding cyclase family protein: MIAFTEIFDLSVTLGAEAPVYPGDPAYVREKVYSLEAGDSVTVSKLTLCAHSGTHVDLPSHYLRSSPGMAEIPPERFILPALVVESDNPKAVEQEELLALHLPVERAVLFKTANSASGL; the protein is encoded by the coding sequence ATGATTGCATTCACCGAAATCTTCGACCTCTCGGTCACCCTGGGCGCCGAGGCCCCGGTCTACCCCGGCGACCCGGCCTATGTGCGCGAGAAAGTCTACTCGCTGGAGGCGGGCGACTCGGTCACTGTGTCGAAGCTCACCCTCTGCGCCCACAGCGGCACGCACGTGGACCTTCCCTCCCACTATCTGCGGAGCTCACCGGGCATGGCCGAGATCCCGCCCGAGCGCTTCATCCTGCCCGCGCTGGTGGTCGAAAGCGACAACCCCAAAGCCGTGGAGCAGGAAGAACTGCTGGCCCTGCACCTGCCGGTGGAGCGCGCGGTGCTGTTCAAGACCGCCAACTCGGCCAGCGGGCTG